In Streptomyces sp. NBC_01426, one genomic interval encodes:
- a CDS encoding tyrosinase family oxidase copper chaperone, whose protein sequence is MYAAPPAPLTRRALLRSAFTAAVLAGTAAALAPVLRARRPRQTVTPAPLAEETYRGRHIAVDLAGVRIDGRPLHVMRRADGSYLSGVNHFQSYGTPMELARAAVDELGTNQLAMAAPHHG, encoded by the coding sequence ATGTACGCCGCACCGCCCGCACCACTCACCCGGCGCGCGCTCCTGCGTTCGGCCTTCACCGCGGCCGTGCTCGCCGGCACCGCCGCGGCCCTGGCACCCGTACTGCGCGCCCGGCGGCCGCGTCAGACGGTGACCCCGGCCCCGCTCGCCGAGGAGACCTACCGGGGCCGGCACATCGCCGTGGACCTCGCCGGCGTCCGCATCGACGGGCGCCCGCTGCACGTCATGCGCCGTGCGGACGGCAGCTACCTCAGCGGTGTCAACCACTTCCAGTCGTACGGAACCCCCATGGAACTGGCCCGCGCGGCCGTCGACGAACTGGGCACCAACCAGCTGGCGATGGCCGCCCCCCACCACGGCTGA
- a CDS encoding GNAT family N-acetyltransferase, with product MTAAITPLTPADLAAYRDELADLLVAVVAGGSSLGFLTGLDRAGAAAWWDGLLPAVEDGSLALWISRDGADGPVDGTVGWYRESKPNGRHRAEVRKLMVHPAARGRGTGRALLAEAERAAARAGVVLLFLDTETGSGAEQVYRSAGWTEVGTIPDYATDPHGRLRPTTLFYKHPQG from the coding sequence ATGACCGCCGCCATCACCCCGCTCACCCCCGCCGACCTGGCCGCGTACCGCGACGAGCTCGCCGATCTGCTCGTCGCGGTCGTCGCCGGGGGATCCTCCCTCGGTTTCCTGACCGGACTCGACCGCGCCGGGGCCGCCGCCTGGTGGGACGGGCTGCTGCCCGCCGTCGAGGACGGTTCCCTCGCGCTGTGGATCTCCCGCGACGGCGCCGACGGCCCCGTCGACGGCACGGTCGGCTGGTACCGGGAGTCGAAGCCCAACGGCCGTCACCGCGCCGAGGTCCGCAAGCTCATGGTCCACCCCGCCGCCCGCGGCCGGGGCACCGGCCGCGCGCTGCTCGCCGAGGCGGAACGGGCCGCGGCGCGGGCCGGCGTGGTCCTGCTGTTCCTGGACACCGAGACCGGCAGCGGGGCCGAGCAGGTCTACCGCTCCGCCGGATGGACCGAGGTCGGCACGATCCCCGACTACGCCACCGACCCGCACGGCCGGCTCCGCCCCACCACCCTCTTCTACAAGCACCCACAGGGGTGA
- a CDS encoding acyl-CoA dehydrogenase family protein, whose translation MTSPRAPFDLLYSETEEELRSAVRSLLADRCDPASILARVETDHPHDPRTWQTLAAGIGAAGLLVPEKLGGQGASHREAAVVLEELGRAVAPVPYLTAGVLAAEILLGCDPSSDAVSALLRQVASGERLCVPAVPLTLAPGAPLPTGVRATGAGTLTGSVTSVADAAAADVLLVLADTGLYAVPATEVTLTPLVPLDLTRPLAGVTLDGAAGTRLADAATARAAVAGALLSGAGLLASEQLGLAQWCLTETVAHVRGRHQFNRPIGSFQALKHRLARLWLDVASARAAARAAADALATGAPDTPLTVAVAQAYCSGVAVRAAEECVQLHGGIGMTWEHPAHLYLKRAKADSLALGTAGHHRGLVAEFAELPAPGPHPRTPAAGPTP comes from the coding sequence ATGACCAGCCCGCGCGCCCCCTTCGACCTGCTCTACTCCGAGACCGAGGAGGAGCTGAGGTCCGCCGTACGCTCCCTGCTCGCCGACCGCTGCGACCCCGCGAGCATCCTCGCGCGCGTCGAGACGGACCACCCCCACGACCCGCGGACCTGGCAGACCCTCGCCGCCGGGATCGGCGCGGCCGGACTGCTGGTGCCGGAGAAGCTCGGCGGCCAGGGCGCGAGCCACCGCGAGGCGGCCGTGGTCCTGGAGGAACTCGGCCGGGCCGTCGCCCCCGTCCCCTACCTGACCGCCGGGGTCCTCGCCGCGGAGATCCTGCTCGGCTGCGACCCCTCCTCGGACGCGGTGTCCGCCCTGCTGCGCCAGGTGGCCTCCGGCGAGCGGCTCTGCGTGCCCGCCGTGCCGCTGACCCTGGCGCCCGGGGCGCCCCTGCCCACCGGCGTGCGTGCCACCGGCGCGGGCACCCTGACCGGCTCCGTCACCTCCGTCGCCGACGCGGCCGCCGCCGACGTGCTGCTCGTCCTCGCCGACACCGGGCTGTACGCCGTCCCCGCCACCGAGGTCACCCTGACCCCGCTGGTCCCGCTCGACCTGACCCGCCCGCTCGCCGGCGTCACCCTCGACGGGGCCGCGGGCACCCGCCTGGCCGATGCCGCCACCGCGCGGGCCGCCGTCGCGGGCGCCCTGCTCAGCGGCGCCGGACTGCTGGCCTCCGAGCAACTCGGCCTCGCGCAGTGGTGCCTGACCGAGACCGTCGCGCATGTACGCGGCCGGCACCAGTTCAACCGTCCCATCGGGTCCTTCCAGGCCCTCAAACACCGCCTCGCCCGCCTCTGGCTCGACGTGGCCTCCGCCCGCGCGGCGGCCCGCGCCGCCGCCGACGCCCTCGCCACGGGCGCCCCGGACACGCCGCTCACCGTGGCCGTCGCCCAGGCGTACTGCTCGGGCGTCGCCGTCCGGGCGGCCGAGGAGTGCGTGCAACTGCACGGCGGCATCGGCATGACCTGGGAGCACCCCGCGCACCTCTACCTCAAGCGCGCCAAGGCGGACTCCCTGGCCCTCGGCACGGCGGGCCACCACCGCGGCCTGGTCGCGGAGTTCGCGGAACTCCCCGCCCCCGGCCCCCACCCGAGGACGCCGGCCGCCGGCCCGACCCCGTGA
- a CDS encoding acyl-CoA dehydrogenase family protein, with the protein MTTADELRLHVAELLAAHPPADTPRDDFLRARFDAGLAWVHYPEGLGGLGVPRSLQALVDSALEAAGAPDNDPRRIGIGLGMAAPTILAYGTEEQKRRFLRPLWVGEEVWCQLFSEPGAGSDLAALGTRAVLDEAAGEWVVDGQKVWTSSAHTARWAILIARTDPDLPKHQGITYFLCDMHAPGVEVRPLRQITGEAEFNEVFLTGVRIPDGHRLGAVGQGWAVARTTLMNERVSIGGMRIPREGGMIAPVAATWRERPDLRTHDLHHRLLELWVEAEVARLTGERLRQQLVAGQPGPEGSGMKLTFARLNQEISALEVELLGEEGLLYEDWTMRRPEIVDFTGRDAGYRYLRAKGNSIEGGTSEILLNIVAERVLGLPAEPRDDKDLAWKDLAR; encoded by the coding sequence ATGACCACCGCCGACGAACTGCGCCTTCACGTGGCCGAGTTGCTCGCCGCGCACCCGCCCGCCGACACCCCCCGGGACGACTTCCTGCGTGCCCGTTTCGACGCCGGACTGGCCTGGGTCCACTACCCCGAAGGCCTCGGCGGCCTCGGTGTGCCCCGTTCGCTCCAGGCGCTCGTCGACAGCGCACTCGAAGCCGCCGGAGCACCCGACAACGACCCGCGCCGCATCGGCATCGGCCTCGGCATGGCCGCGCCCACGATCCTCGCGTACGGCACCGAGGAGCAGAAGCGCCGCTTCCTGCGCCCCCTGTGGGTGGGCGAGGAGGTCTGGTGCCAGCTCTTCAGCGAACCCGGCGCCGGCTCCGACCTCGCCGCGCTCGGCACCCGGGCGGTCCTCGACGAGGCCGCCGGCGAATGGGTGGTCGACGGCCAGAAGGTGTGGACCTCCAGCGCCCACACCGCCCGCTGGGCCATCCTGATCGCCCGCACCGACCCCGACCTGCCCAAGCACCAGGGCATCACCTACTTCCTCTGCGACATGCACGCCCCCGGCGTCGAGGTCCGGCCCCTGCGCCAGATCACCGGCGAGGCCGAGTTCAACGAGGTGTTCCTGACCGGCGTCCGCATCCCCGACGGCCACCGCCTCGGAGCCGTCGGCCAGGGGTGGGCCGTCGCCCGCACCACCCTCATGAACGAGCGCGTCTCCATCGGCGGCATGCGGATCCCGCGCGAGGGCGGCATGATCGCCCCCGTCGCCGCCACCTGGCGCGAACGCCCCGACCTGCGCACCCACGACCTCCACCACAGGCTCCTGGAGCTGTGGGTCGAGGCCGAGGTGGCCCGCCTCACCGGCGAGCGGCTGCGCCAACAACTCGTCGCCGGCCAACCCGGCCCCGAGGGCAGCGGCATGAAACTCACCTTCGCCCGCCTCAACCAGGAGATCAGCGCCCTGGAAGTGGAACTCCTCGGCGAGGAAGGCCTGTTGTACGAGGACTGGACCATGCGCCGGCCCGAGATCGTCGACTTCACCGGCCGCGACGCCGGATACCGCTACCTGCGCGCCAAGGGCAACAGCATCGAGGGCGGCACCAGCGAAATCCTCCTCAACATCGTCGCCGAACGCGTCCTCGGCCTGCCCGCCGAACCGCGCGACGACAAGGACCTCGCCTGGAAGGACCTGGCCCGATGA
- a CDS encoding NADPH:quinone oxidoreductase family protein, with protein MQAWRVHTPGEPREAMRLEEVPEPIPGEGEVRLRVLAANVNFPDALLVRGQYQITPPLPFTPGVEICGETEDGRRVIANPSLPHGGFAEYVTAPARALLPAPDTLDDAEAAALHIGYQTGWFGLHRRARLQAGETLLVHAAAGGVGSAAVQLGKAAGATVIGVVGGKAKVRTAEELGCDLVIDRTAEDLVSRVKEFTGGRGADVVYDPVGGAAYTASTKCVAFEGRIVVVGFASGTIPTPALNHALVKNYAVLGLHWGLYAIKEPASILACHTELTRLAAEGAIAPLVSERVPLAAAADAVQRLADGATTGRIVVLPALDGATSR; from the coding sequence ATGCAGGCATGGCGAGTACATACCCCCGGCGAGCCCCGCGAGGCCATGCGCCTCGAAGAGGTTCCCGAACCCATTCCCGGCGAGGGCGAGGTGCGCCTCAGGGTGCTCGCCGCCAACGTCAACTTCCCCGACGCCCTGCTCGTCCGCGGGCAGTACCAGATCACACCGCCGCTGCCCTTCACCCCGGGCGTGGAGATCTGCGGCGAGACCGAGGACGGGCGCCGCGTCATCGCCAACCCGAGCCTGCCCCACGGCGGCTTCGCCGAGTACGTCACCGCGCCCGCCCGCGCCCTGCTGCCCGCCCCGGACACCCTCGACGACGCCGAGGCCGCCGCCCTGCACATCGGCTACCAGACCGGCTGGTTCGGCCTGCACCGCCGGGCCCGCCTCCAGGCGGGGGAGACCCTGCTCGTCCACGCCGCCGCCGGTGGCGTCGGCAGCGCCGCCGTGCAGCTCGGCAAGGCCGCCGGGGCCACCGTCATCGGTGTGGTCGGCGGCAAGGCGAAGGTCCGCACCGCCGAGGAACTGGGCTGCGACCTCGTGATCGACCGCACGGCCGAGGACCTCGTCTCCCGCGTCAAGGAGTTCACCGGCGGACGAGGCGCCGACGTCGTCTACGACCCGGTCGGCGGCGCCGCCTACACCGCCTCCACCAAGTGCGTGGCCTTCGAGGGACGGATCGTCGTCGTCGGCTTCGCGAGCGGCACGATCCCCACCCCCGCCCTGAACCACGCCCTGGTGAAGAACTACGCGGTCCTCGGCCTGCACTGGGGGCTCTACGCCATCAAGGAACCCGCCTCCATCCTCGCCTGCCACACCGAACTCACCCGACTGGCCGCCGAGGGTGCCATCGCGCCGCTGGTCAGCGAACGCGTCCCCCTCGCCGCGGCCGCCGACGCCGTGCAACGCCTCGCCGACGGCGCCACCACCGGCCGCATCGTCGTGCTGCCCGCCCTGGACGGAGCCACCTCCCGATGA